Below is a window of Maylandia zebra isolate NMK-2024a linkage group LG19, Mzebra_GT3a, whole genome shotgun sequence DNA.
TGTCCTATTAATGCTTGTCTACTGAGGAAAGAGGTCCAGGCAGTTTTACTGGAATGCCTATCAGCGGGCAGCTGGCTTGTTAAATACTCTCCAGAGATTTggttttggggttgttgtttttttacaaacaTCTGGcagtttgtttccttttttactcaaacacaacaacaatgctTTTATTTGTTGTCCTCCAAATGGAGCAGCTGAGTCATAATAATTAACATTTTTCACATATGATGTTCTGTTGTTGGGAGGGAACAAAGGACGTTTGTTTCCACAGCACTGCAAAAACAACTCACATGTCTGCTGATTCAGAGTTTGCATAGGATATGATGTACAAAGCTAAACTAAATCCAAGGTCAGCGTTTCATAAATGCTTTTCCCAGTCTTTTAAACTTCATCCATACTGGAGAAATATTCTTGAATCTGGAAGAAGTAAGAAAAACCACAGTTATGTAGCGAGCTGGGCCGTGGCTTCTATTTTGTGGCAGATCCTCCCCCTCGTCTGGAAGCTGTTGAATTTTTCTCCAGATGTGGCGGCCCGATCTCTTTAATGATACACCAGAGTGCAGTGCAGGCGGAGAGTTAACAGAAGTAGAGGTTGAAAATAACATAAACGAGACTGCTCGAGAAGCAGGGCTGGAAAGTAAGCTTGTTGTTTAAGTTTTATGTTTGACTACTGTCGAAAAACAAGACTTATTTTCATTTAAGGagatttaatttacatttgggAGAGAGAGGCAACATCTGCAGTATACATGCAATTTATTGCACAATCGGGAAGATGTCTCAGTTTTCCAGCTTAGCTCTGAAtctccatttttttcccctaaaaGGCAATCTCTGAGATTATCCAATCTTTGGACAGCATCACTGAAATGGAGAGAGTCAGTAGTAGGAGGTTTTCATACTACTGTAAATGTGATCAGGATGCCACACAGGCTCTTCTGTCATGATGAGATGTAGCTAACTGCAGCTGAGAGTGTATGGAAGAAGagctatttttatatttcagtatCATTTTACGTTTAAAAGTTTGCAGGTTAAGTAAGATTTGCCGACATGCTGCGTGTGTTCTCTAATAATCAGTGACCAAGACAGGAATTTCCTCAATGAGACATTTGAGACCTGCAGGCCGACTTGCTTTTTTTCTACTCTCACATTGCCAATTTCCTAAACGACAGGTGTCTTTGACTTGGTCAGCCTCCAGAGAGAACAGGTTGCACAGCTGTCTGGCACACACttgcatgtgcacacacacacacacaagtaagaaaagagagagagaaaatgaggcATTTAATGAAAGATGGcaaacaagttttttttctttgctttggtGCACTCTGGGTTTTTGTTGGACAGCTTTGGCACTGAGGTGCTCCTGTCATGTCTTTTGTATGCGCAAGTGGACCAAACAAAAGCTTATTGAGGAATCTCTGGGAAGCCTGAGCTGTTGGAAAGGAATGCCCTCTCTCATGGTCCAGCACTTTAATCTTAATCATTCACTGGAGGAGGGGGGCTCCTGCATCAGGGTGACAGGAATTCACTCACTGTTGGCCCCAATAAAATCTATTAGGTGAAGAAGGGAAATAGGCTGGTCATGTTTCTGATACAGACAAATTGGACTAATTCTTCCTGTTAGCCTTTCAAAATGACTCCCTATTATTAAAGGGAACACGTGAATATTTACGTATATTTCCCTTTTTTGGGGATTGGTTGCTTAAATCCATGAGAATACACAGGcagatgttattttttttagcagtagACACAATGGAGGATGTGTGTTTCCCCCTATAAGAAGGCGGAGTTTTCTCCCTGGGGTCCTGAGCCAAACTTGGTTATGTAAGGGATACACAGTTTCTCATCTTGATTTGGAGTTACTCGAAAGTTTACTGCCGTTTATTTTAACAACCTGTCTGtagaaacattttaaagaaaagcttCGTTTTTTGCCAAAGAACTGCCTTCCTATCGTAAAACTAATTGAAGACTGACCTTAACCACTGCCAAGGACCACGCTTTTGTTGGTTAATATTCAACTGCAAAAGCGCTTGCCGTGCCTCAGGAGCAATTTGGAAATGAGACTACACTAGCAGCCCAGACACACGGACATGGGCTCGGGTACAAGCCGAGGAAAAAGAGTCGCACCTGCTTGTGTCAGCGAGGTAAACGTGACCAAAACGGGGACCGATGTCGCTTCACCTCAAAAGGACAGCCGTCTGTTCAAGCCTCTTAAAATTCACTCAGTTTTGCGCAATGTGCGTAACCGCGCGCAACCTGACTGCCACAGCGAAGGGCAGGATTCGGACTTTTCTGGGAATGAGGAGGATATTGATGGAGAACTGGACACAGTTATGGCAGAttacacagaaagagagagcgcTTCGGTAAAGAAGACCCCTCCGAAGAAGACGTTCATCAGATCCAAAACATACGGACTGTGTCATTTCAGCCAGGAGGACGCTGAAGACGACTTCAGCTCTGCTCCGAGGCTCCGAGCGTCAGGAAGAGACCAAGAGCCACGTGTCGCACACAGTGTGTCAAGAGATGTAAACAAGAAGGGCAACTCTGCCTTCGCACACGTTAAAAAGCACACATCTGGGTGTACCACCGAGCACAATGTAAGGACTTTTAAATTTCTACTTTTAAGTACTTTTGCCAGATTGTAATCCAGTTTATGAGAACAAAAGTATGCTTTTAAAGTAACAATAACCGCGAGTTATTATTGAATGAAACACATAATATCCATCCTTCCCTCTCTGCTTTATGTCAGTCCTCCTCACAGGGCTGTTTGACAACAGAGGCTTTGTCGGAAGACGTCCCCACATCAGAACAACAACCGTAAGTAGGCAACTTAAATAAATTATTCATTCCTGACCTCAGTGGAGGAAAAATGCGCAGAGCCAGATCAAATTCACCTTAAAGGAATCGAAATACCAAATCCATTATTCTCAGAGCGTATCAGATACGCCAGATGTTTGCAAGCAGGGGAGAAACAGACAAGTGTCTATTGTTGAAGAatgccaaaaagaaaaacattcatatTTCCAACTTTATTCCAACTTTCTCACAGcgccatttttgttttgttagttttgttttgtttgggccTCTACACTCTGAGCGTTGggttaaactgtttaaatatgtgtcacattttctgtttgtaatCTTCACCTTCCTGATATGGGTCTCTACATTTCCCAGGACGTTTGATAGCTGCCATGGCTCTTCTCTCACCACGCCAGTCATCCTGTACGATGGATCAGAAGAGGAGCTGATGGATACCATTGAAAGAGAGTTTAGTTGACCCTCCGAGCTAAGAAAGCTCTTTTAGCAAGCTCTCATGACAGGAAACCGTTTGTATTCAAAGAAAGGGAACCAGGGTTTATTCTGACAAATTTCCTGCTTGCTGGAAAGGCTGCACAATCTATATTTATGCAGGGTtgccaggaaaaaaataatgaacacAGTCTGTGTTGAACTTAAAACAGCATCACTCCCAGTCTGTGCATTTAGCCAAGTCTTATTTAACAAGATGCAGCAGTAATTGCAGAGTTAAAACACCAGCTTGAATATGTGCCAGGAAGTTCTCCTCACACTCACAAGGGTTGGGTTTCTGAAGCAGGTAGGGTGTTACTGTCCAGCTCGACTCCTACTGAGCACTCATTTGCTACCTATTACTAACATGGTTTAACATGTCTGTTTAATGAGACAACACAGACCCTTTCTGCCAGTTCTGTAAATGTCAGCAGGAGAGGTACATGCTTGTGATCTTTTAGCAGTAAAGATGGACTTGTTTCCACCAGCGGTTTTGTGTGAGCATGTTCAGGGCTTTAGTTTCTCATGTAGCAAACCCTGCCAAGGTATGAGCAGAGAATGTTTACCTAACATTTCCTTCCTGACCGCAGCTCCTGCACTTTCTCCACCCTGCGAGAATGTGGCTACAGAGAGACTTTTAGTTGGGCAAAGTCTGTTTCTGCTGACACAATTCAGCCATTGAaacacttcaaaataaaagcctgctGCCACTTAGTGGCAGAATGCAGAAGTTGTGTGCATGAATACAAACGTGAAATTTTATCAAACTTTTTAGAGGAAATTTCCAATATGAAAATTTGGAAGCAGAGTTAAAaaaattttgtgtgtgtttgaaataaaaaagcagaaaatgtcGAGTTGTTGGTCATGTGACTACTCTGGGAGAAAACGTGTCTGTAGCTGCTCTGTTCTGCTGACTGAGTTATCTGCGTATTGTAATAATCTGCATCAGGCAAATCAAAGTGTCAATCTGTCATTTATTCAGCGCAGTCATCGCAGGGACTGTAGGCAGActgtacaaaataaaatattaatttgtaAAACAATAAAGGAGAAATATAGCACTTTAAACAGCATGGCATTCAAGGTCTTTTTAGCTAGTCATTTGCTTTTTCGAAGGCCTGTAGAAAGAGATCCTTCTCTGTAAGAGCTTCAGTAGCTTGCGAGGCAGGAGAGGAAGTTGATTTCGGAGCACCTCGTTGTTTCTCACATTCTTTGCAATGTAATCCTCACAAATCCTgtcaggaggaggaaaaaaaagcctGTCAATTCTCATTTCTATTTTGGGAGACGAATGCATATTTAAAGTAACGTGCCCTACAAAGCAGCAGATACTTAGGACAGCAGATATTTTACTTGTCTCTAacagagctgctgcaggacaAACTTGTTTGTAGCAATAAAGTGAGAATCACGGTAGGTCAGGCAAGGCTGATGGCGCCTGTGAAAACTCCGCCTCCTCCCACTTTACAtcctattcattttgcatcggACTTAATAAGTGCTGCAATGCTCTGTGTCGTACAAGGGATCTCGCTTTTACTTTTCTTGCCTTAGTTTTTTGACATCTTGCTGGTAAAGGTATCACAGAAAGTTTTTTTACCTAAACAGGGGATATGGTTGCGTCTGAAAAACAAGTGCATCATTGCAGTGACCCTGAAAAGAAATGCACAAGGTTTACATAGGTTCACATCCATAGACATATTTGTAGTCTTCATTTATTCACAAAACTATGTTCATTAGATCAGTTCCTTTAGCAAACATTCTCCGTAGGTTTTTTAATGCCTCATTGTCAGGTGTAGACTGCTCTGTAGAGAGAAAGAGACCTGATGCCTTACAAAGCAAGATTAAGGGCTTAGTTAACTTCATGGTTAACGCTGAGTTTTCAGTGTTAGAAAGGAAGTTCACTTCATGTTAGGGTACACTGCCACGGTAACTTGTACTTCAGACCTAAGGGGAGTACTACAAATCAGGATTAATGGGTTAATTTGCGAAGTCTCGAAATGGGCTGACTTTTTTAGTAATCTATGTTGAAAACACCCAGACAGGAACATGTTCGGTTTGAAATCATCATAAAGTTCCAATTTTTTCCCTATTCTATTAATtcagtttgcttcagttttatttatataaagtaCTTAGTGTACTAGAAACAATCCCACAACACTCTATGAGCAAGTATGTGGCGACAGTCGGAAagaaaaattcccttttaagaagaagaaatctCAGACAGAAACCAGGCGTAGGGAGGGGTGACCCTTCCACCATGACCAGAAGAGGGAGAGGGGAAATTTAGAAGGGAGCCAATATAGGGCAGCTCATAAGGGAGAAATATGGTCTCTCTTTCAAGTCCCTGTCAGTACACTCTCTGCACCACTTTGGATCAATTGGCTTTTCAGGGAGCTTTTGGGGcaacctgataataatgaattaaaatACAGGAGCCTCAAAGTAATAAAGCattaaatgaaatgtaaattcTGGTGATTCTGAaattttacaaatattttatactCGATTTTAATCAGTTGCTAACACTCGTTTACACATCTGGAATTGCAGCTActagaacacagagcagaaacTGTTCAGGCTTTTTATAACCAGGAACACTTATTCAATCAATAAAACCTGCTTCACTTTGATCTGCAGACAAACTAACTAACCTCTGATATAGCTGTGTTGAACTTGCTACCTCATATAGCACTCTGACCTGCTCTGCAGGTTATGTTTCAGTTAAGAGATAAACAGTACAAAAATACCACCTGATCACAAATCAATTCTCTGGAAAACAGTGTCACCATTCCTGGAAGAGCCCATGTAAAGGCAGATCTATAGTTTAAAAAGACTGTTTAAAGTCTATGTTTTTTGTTATAAGCATTAATAAAAAACATAGATCGTCAAAAACAAGCTCTAATTTGCATTGGCTGCAG
It encodes the following:
- the LOC101487499 gene encoding uncharacterized protein LOC101487499 translates to MGSGTSRGKRVAPACVSEVNVTKTGTDVASPQKDSRLFKPLKIHSVLRNVRNRAQPDCHSEGQDSDFSGNEEDIDGELDTVMADYTERESASVKKTPPKKTFIRSKTYGLCHFSQEDAEDDFSSAPRLRASGRDQEPRVAHSVSRDVNKKGNSAFAHVKKHTSGCTTEHNSSSQGCLTTEALSEDVPTSEQQPTFDSCHGSSLTTPVILYDGSEEELMDTIEREFS